A window from Nycticebus coucang isolate mNycCou1 chromosome X, mNycCou1.pri, whole genome shotgun sequence encodes these proteins:
- the RPL10 gene encoding 60S ribosomal protein L10 isoform X1, translating into MGRRPARCYRYCKNKPYPKSRFCRGVPDAKIRIFDLGRKKAKVDEFPLCGHMVSDEYEQLSSEALEAARICANKYMVKSCGKDGFHIRVRLHPFHVIRINKMLSCAGADRLQTGMRGAFGKPQGTVARVHIGQVIMSIRTKLQNKEHVIEALRRAKFKFPGRQKIHISKKWGFTKFNSDEFEDMVAEKRLIPDGCGVKYIPNRGPLDKWRALHS; encoded by the exons ATGGGCCGCCGCCCTGCCCGGTG TTACCGGTATTGTAAGAACAAGCCATACCCCAAGTCTCGTTTCTGCCGAGGTGTCCCTG ATGCCAAGATTCGCATCTTTGACCTGGGGCGGAAGAAGGCAAAAGTGGATGAGTTCCCACTTTGTGGCCACATGGTGTCAGATGAATACGAGCAGCTCTCCTCTGAAG CCCTGGAAGCTGCTCGTATTTGTGCCAACAAGTACATGGTGAAAAGTTGTGGAAAAGATGGCTTTCATATCCGAGTGCGGCTTCACCCCTTCCATGTTATCCGCATCAATAAGATGTTGTCCTGTGCTGGAGCTGACAG GCTCCAGACAGGTATGCGTGGTGCCTTTGGAAAGCCCCAGGGCACTGTGGCCAGGGTTCACATTGGCCAAGTCATCATGTCCATCCGCACCAAACTACAGAACAAGGAGCATGTGATTGAGGCCCTTCGCAGGGCCAAGTTCAAGTTCCCTGGCCGTCAGAAG ATTCACATCTCCAAGAAATGGGGTTTTACGAAGTTTAACTCagatgaatttgaagacatggtGGCTGAAAAGCGACTTATCCCAGATGGCTGTGGGGTCAAATACATCCCCAATCGTGGCCCCCTGGACAAGTGGCGGGCCCTGCACTCGTGA
- the RPL10 gene encoding 60S ribosomal protein L10 isoform X2, which yields MGRRPARCYRYCKNKPYPKSRFCRGVPDAKIRIFDLGRKKAKVDEFPLCGHMVSDEYEQLSSEALEAARICANKYMVKSCGKDGFHIRVRLHPFHVIRINKMLSCAGADRYAWCLWKAPGHCGQGSHWPSHHVHPHQTTEQGACD from the exons ATGGGCCGCCGCCCTGCCCGGTG TTACCGGTATTGTAAGAACAAGCCATACCCCAAGTCTCGTTTCTGCCGAGGTGTCCCTG ATGCCAAGATTCGCATCTTTGACCTGGGGCGGAAGAAGGCAAAAGTGGATGAGTTCCCACTTTGTGGCCACATGGTGTCAGATGAATACGAGCAGCTCTCCTCTGAAG CCCTGGAAGCTGCTCGTATTTGTGCCAACAAGTACATGGTGAAAAGTTGTGGAAAAGATGGCTTTCATATCCGAGTGCGGCTTCACCCCTTCCATGTTATCCGCATCAATAAGATGTTGTCCTGTGCTGGAGCTGACAG GTATGCGTGGTGCCTTTGGAAAGCCCCAGGGCACTGTGGCCAGGGTTCACATTGGCCAAGTCATCATGTCCATCCGCACCAAACTACAGAACAAGGAGCATGTGATTGA